Proteins encoded together in one Benincasa hispida cultivar B227 chromosome 1, ASM972705v1, whole genome shotgun sequence window:
- the LOC120089599 gene encoding putative glucose-6-phosphate 1-epimerase isoform X3, producing the protein MAEIQQNNQKPAVEVAKDKNGVEQVLLRTSRGASARVSLHGGQVLSWKTEKGEELLFTSTKAIFKPPKAVRGGIPICFPQFGARGNLEEHGFARNKIWKIDDNPPPLNRGEIKDKSCIDLLLKPSEDDLKIWPHSFEFRLKICLAADGNLTLISRIRNINCKPFSFSIAFHTYFSISDISEVRVEGLEVLDYLDNLHDKQRFTEQGDALTFESEIDRVYLSSSDLIAVLDHERKRTFVVRREGLPDVVVWNPWEKKAKSIVDLGDEDYKQMLCVDGAAIEKPITLKPGEEWTGRLELSVIPSS; encoded by the exons ATGGCTGAAATCCAGCAAAA TAACCAGAAACCAGCAGTTGAAGTTGCCAAAGACAAAAATGGTGTGGAACAAGTGCTGCTTCGGACTTCTCGAGGGGCTTCAGCAAGG GTTAGCTTGCATGGAGGCCAAGTTCTGTCTTGGAAAACTGAAAAAGGTGAAGAATTATTATTTACGAGTACTAAG GCAATTTTTAAGCCACCAAAAGCTGTGAGAGGAGGAATTCCAATTTGTTTTCCGCAG TTTGGGGCTCGTGGAAACCTTGAGGAGCACGGGTTTGCTCGTAACAAGATTTGGAAAATCGATGATAATCCTCCTCCTCTTAATCGGGGTGAAATCAAGGACAAATCCTGCATTGATTTGCTTCTTAAACCTTCTGAAGATGATCTGAAAATATGGCCACATAG TTTTGAATTCAGACTGAAGATCTGTTTGGCAGCTGATGGGAATCTCACATTAATATCACGAATTCGGAATATCAATTGCAAGCCTTTCAGTTTCTCAATTGCATTCCACACATATTTCTCCATTTCTGATATCAG TGAGGTGAGAGTTGAGGGGCTTGAGGTTCTTGACTATCTCGACAACTTACACGACAAACAACGTTTCACTGAGCAAGGAGATGCCTTAACATTTGAATCCGAG ATTGATCGAGTTTATCTTAGTTCTTCAGATCTCATCGCGGTGCTTGATCATGAACGAAAGCGCACATTTGTTGTGAGAAGGGAAGGACTTCCAGATGTTG TGGTGTGGAATCCATGGGAGAAGAAAGCGAAATCGATTGTCGATCTCGGGGATGAAGATTACAAACAGATGCTTTGTGTTGATGGAGCTGCAATTGAGAAACCTATTACCTTGAAGCCAGGTGAGGAATGGACTGGCCGTTTAGAACTATCCGTCATCCCCTCGAGTTAA
- the LOC120089599 gene encoding putative glucose-6-phosphate 1-epimerase isoform X5, with product MVFDLETDTLKTLSVLQFRFSHFGSSFFCGVWAYFVTWIGILLILICFMFKVTRNQQLKLPKTKMVWNKCCFGLLEGLQQGLACMEAKFCLGKLKKVKNYYLRVLSFEFRLKICLAADGNLTLISRIRNINCKPFSFSIAFHTYFSISDISEVRVEGLEVLDYLDNLHDKQRFTEQGDALTFESEIDRVYLSSSDLIAVLDHERKRTFVVRREGLPDVVVWNPWEKKAKSIVDLGDEDYKQMLCVDGAAIEKPITLKPGEEWTGRLELSVIPSS from the exons ATGGTTTTTGACCTCGAAACTGACACTCTTAAAACTTTATCAGTTCTCCAGTTTCGTTTTTCGCATTTTGGGAGCTCTTTTTTTTGTGGGGTTTGGGCTTACTTCGTCACATGGATAGGGAttcttttgattttaatatGCTTTATGTTTAAAG TAACCAGAAACCAGCAGTTGAAGTTGCCAAAGACAAAAATGGTGTGGAACAAGTGCTGCTTCGGACTTCTCGAGGGGCTTCAGCAAGG GTTAGCTTGCATGGAGGCCAAGTTCTGTCTTGGAAAACTGAAAAAGGTGAAGAATTATTATTTACGAGTACTAAG TTTTGAATTCAGACTGAAGATCTGTTTGGCAGCTGATGGGAATCTCACATTAATATCACGAATTCGGAATATCAATTGCAAGCCTTTCAGTTTCTCAATTGCATTCCACACATATTTCTCCATTTCTGATATCAG TGAGGTGAGAGTTGAGGGGCTTGAGGTTCTTGACTATCTCGACAACTTACACGACAAACAACGTTTCACTGAGCAAGGAGATGCCTTAACATTTGAATCCGAG ATTGATCGAGTTTATCTTAGTTCTTCAGATCTCATCGCGGTGCTTGATCATGAACGAAAGCGCACATTTGTTGTGAGAAGGGAAGGACTTCCAGATGTTG TGGTGTGGAATCCATGGGAGAAGAAAGCGAAATCGATTGTCGATCTCGGGGATGAAGATTACAAACAGATGCTTTGTGTTGATGGAGCTGCAATTGAGAAACCTATTACCTTGAAGCCAGGTGAGGAATGGACTGGCCGTTTAGAACTATCCGTCATCCCCTCGAGTTAA
- the LOC120089599 gene encoding putative glucose-6-phosphate 1-epimerase isoform X1, with product MVFDLETDTLKTLSVLQFRFSHFGSSFFCGVWAYFVTWIGILLILICFMFKVTRNQQLKLPKTKMVWNKCCFGLLEGLQQGLACMEAKFCLGKLKKAIFKPPKAVRGGIPICFPQFGARGNLEEHGFARNKIWKIDDNPPPLNRGEIKDKSCIDLLLKPSEDDLKIWPHSFEFRLKICLAADGNLTLISRIRNINCKPFSFSIAFHTYFSISDISEVRVEGLEVLDYLDNLHDKQRFTEQGDALTFESEIDRVYLSSSDLIAVLDHERKRTFVVRREGLPDVVVWNPWEKKAKSIVDLGDEDYKQMLCVDGAAIEKPITLKPGEEWTGRLELSVIPSS from the exons ATGGTTTTTGACCTCGAAACTGACACTCTTAAAACTTTATCAGTTCTCCAGTTTCGTTTTTCGCATTTTGGGAGCTCTTTTTTTTGTGGGGTTTGGGCTTACTTCGTCACATGGATAGGGAttcttttgattttaatatGCTTTATGTTTAAAG TAACCAGAAACCAGCAGTTGAAGTTGCCAAAGACAAAAATGGTGTGGAACAAGTGCTGCTTCGGACTTCTCGAGGGGCTTCAGCAAGG GTTAGCTTGCATGGAGGCCAAGTTCTGTCTTGGAAAACTGAAAAAG GCAATTTTTAAGCCACCAAAAGCTGTGAGAGGAGGAATTCCAATTTGTTTTCCGCAG TTTGGGGCTCGTGGAAACCTTGAGGAGCACGGGTTTGCTCGTAACAAGATTTGGAAAATCGATGATAATCCTCCTCCTCTTAATCGGGGTGAAATCAAGGACAAATCCTGCATTGATTTGCTTCTTAAACCTTCTGAAGATGATCTGAAAATATGGCCACATAG TTTTGAATTCAGACTGAAGATCTGTTTGGCAGCTGATGGGAATCTCACATTAATATCACGAATTCGGAATATCAATTGCAAGCCTTTCAGTTTCTCAATTGCATTCCACACATATTTCTCCATTTCTGATATCAG TGAGGTGAGAGTTGAGGGGCTTGAGGTTCTTGACTATCTCGACAACTTACACGACAAACAACGTTTCACTGAGCAAGGAGATGCCTTAACATTTGAATCCGAG ATTGATCGAGTTTATCTTAGTTCTTCAGATCTCATCGCGGTGCTTGATCATGAACGAAAGCGCACATTTGTTGTGAGAAGGGAAGGACTTCCAGATGTTG TGGTGTGGAATCCATGGGAGAAGAAAGCGAAATCGATTGTCGATCTCGGGGATGAAGATTACAAACAGATGCTTTGTGTTGATGGAGCTGCAATTGAGAAACCTATTACCTTGAAGCCAGGTGAGGAATGGACTGGCCGTTTAGAACTATCCGTCATCCCCTCGAGTTAA
- the LOC120089599 gene encoding putative glucose-6-phosphate 1-epimerase isoform X2, whose amino-acid sequence MDHSGEASNQKPAVEVAKDKNGVEQVLLRTSRGASARVSLHGGQVLSWKTEKGEELLFTSTKAIFKPPKAVRGGIPICFPQFGARGNLEEHGFARNKIWKIDDNPPPLNRGEIKDKSCIDLLLKPSEDDLKIWPHSFEFRLKICLAADGNLTLISRIRNINCKPFSFSIAFHTYFSISDISEVRVEGLEVLDYLDNLHDKQRFTEQGDALTFESEIDRVYLSSSDLIAVLDHERKRTFVVRREGLPDVVVWNPWEKKAKSIVDLGDEDYKQMLCVDGAAIEKPITLKPGEEWTGRLELSVIPSS is encoded by the exons ATGGATCATTCTGGGGAAGCCAGTAACCAGAAACCAGCAGTTGAAGTTGCCAAAGACAAAAATGGTGTGGAACAAGTGCTGCTTCGGACTTCTCGAGGGGCTTCAGCAAGG GTTAGCTTGCATGGAGGCCAAGTTCTGTCTTGGAAAACTGAAAAAGGTGAAGAATTATTATTTACGAGTACTAAG GCAATTTTTAAGCCACCAAAAGCTGTGAGAGGAGGAATTCCAATTTGTTTTCCGCAG TTTGGGGCTCGTGGAAACCTTGAGGAGCACGGGTTTGCTCGTAACAAGATTTGGAAAATCGATGATAATCCTCCTCCTCTTAATCGGGGTGAAATCAAGGACAAATCCTGCATTGATTTGCTTCTTAAACCTTCTGAAGATGATCTGAAAATATGGCCACATAG TTTTGAATTCAGACTGAAGATCTGTTTGGCAGCTGATGGGAATCTCACATTAATATCACGAATTCGGAATATCAATTGCAAGCCTTTCAGTTTCTCAATTGCATTCCACACATATTTCTCCATTTCTGATATCAG TGAGGTGAGAGTTGAGGGGCTTGAGGTTCTTGACTATCTCGACAACTTACACGACAAACAACGTTTCACTGAGCAAGGAGATGCCTTAACATTTGAATCCGAG ATTGATCGAGTTTATCTTAGTTCTTCAGATCTCATCGCGGTGCTTGATCATGAACGAAAGCGCACATTTGTTGTGAGAAGGGAAGGACTTCCAGATGTTG TGGTGTGGAATCCATGGGAGAAGAAAGCGAAATCGATTGTCGATCTCGGGGATGAAGATTACAAACAGATGCTTTGTGTTGATGGAGCTGCAATTGAGAAACCTATTACCTTGAAGCCAGGTGAGGAATGGACTGGCCGTTTAGAACTATCCGTCATCCCCTCGAGTTAA
- the LOC120089599 gene encoding putative glucose-6-phosphate 1-epimerase isoform X4, with product MVWNKCCFGLLEGLQQGLACMEAKFCLGKLKKAIFKPPKAVRGGIPICFPQFGARGNLEEHGFARNKIWKIDDNPPPLNRGEIKDKSCIDLLLKPSEDDLKIWPHSFEFRLKICLAADGNLTLISRIRNINCKPFSFSIAFHTYFSISDISEVRVEGLEVLDYLDNLHDKQRFTEQGDALTFESEIDRVYLSSSDLIAVLDHERKRTFVVRREGLPDVVVWNPWEKKAKSIVDLGDEDYKQMLCVDGAAIEKPITLKPGEEWTGRLELSVIPSS from the exons ATGGTGTGGAACAAGTGCTGCTTCGGACTTCTCGAGGGGCTTCAGCAAGG GTTAGCTTGCATGGAGGCCAAGTTCTGTCTTGGAAAACTGAAAAAG GCAATTTTTAAGCCACCAAAAGCTGTGAGAGGAGGAATTCCAATTTGTTTTCCGCAG TTTGGGGCTCGTGGAAACCTTGAGGAGCACGGGTTTGCTCGTAACAAGATTTGGAAAATCGATGATAATCCTCCTCCTCTTAATCGGGGTGAAATCAAGGACAAATCCTGCATTGATTTGCTTCTTAAACCTTCTGAAGATGATCTGAAAATATGGCCACATAG TTTTGAATTCAGACTGAAGATCTGTTTGGCAGCTGATGGGAATCTCACATTAATATCACGAATTCGGAATATCAATTGCAAGCCTTTCAGTTTCTCAATTGCATTCCACACATATTTCTCCATTTCTGATATCAG TGAGGTGAGAGTTGAGGGGCTTGAGGTTCTTGACTATCTCGACAACTTACACGACAAACAACGTTTCACTGAGCAAGGAGATGCCTTAACATTTGAATCCGAG ATTGATCGAGTTTATCTTAGTTCTTCAGATCTCATCGCGGTGCTTGATCATGAACGAAAGCGCACATTTGTTGTGAGAAGGGAAGGACTTCCAGATGTTG TGGTGTGGAATCCATGGGAGAAGAAAGCGAAATCGATTGTCGATCTCGGGGATGAAGATTACAAACAGATGCTTTGTGTTGATGGAGCTGCAATTGAGAAACCTATTACCTTGAAGCCAGGTGAGGAATGGACTGGCCGTTTAGAACTATCCGTCATCCCCTCGAGTTAA